From Skermanella rosea, one genomic window encodes:
- a CDS encoding type IV secretory system conjugative DNA transfer family protein, whose protein sequence is MSAALKLAIAAGSLLLGVAGGVSLLSTGCGVDALDFARAPELVRACVQASPRSGYYGFIAVAAGLVGALATIAGTGGRKKQPRWERPVWSDRKAARRAGLLIGKDDDVSRVRIVGKIAPERLGQSWKFLSYCGDAHTLISGANRSGKGRGILVPTLLSYAQSVMVIDPKGEFLWGDKKLGFPGTSGWRATFSKVVYFCPTDRRSARFNFLKACRPGEFQVRDVQNLVLAIINAVKPTFFDRTAQEYVVAVALHLLNHPGADDVSIAGIRKFLALGDEGAAEIMTSEAHPVAARIASSLFPAGLGGAEGDKMAAQRSDTYRTAGSYLWLWDDEVVAEVTSGECDFLPGDLMCLDQPMSLYVRQPPSDAGRVAKLVHLLISQVLRDLTETLETDSRGRQKKHRLMILADEFHGLGHMPDFEEKLPQIPGFGIECVLAVQTLAQIDQVYGEKNSIIDNCHVYVTFAANDNRTLKRISEMIGMAPEIRDTESRTSSRGGASTTSGESRSWQYVMDPGAIRTLPENEEIVLRLGFLPWRARKVRYDKERAFRDRLLPAVIEPPQLAYAPRVAPVEDQPLVPPAGFWKTT, encoded by the coding sequence ATGTCAGCAGCCTTGAAACTGGCGATCGCCGCCGGATCTCTGTTGCTCGGCGTGGCGGGCGGCGTCTCCCTTCTGTCCACCGGATGCGGCGTGGACGCTCTCGACTTCGCCCGAGCGCCCGAGCTGGTGCGCGCCTGCGTCCAGGCGTCGCCGCGCTCCGGGTATTATGGCTTCATCGCGGTCGCGGCCGGTCTGGTCGGCGCTCTCGCGACGATCGCCGGCACCGGTGGGCGCAAGAAGCAGCCCCGATGGGAACGGCCGGTCTGGTCGGATCGCAAGGCGGCGCGTCGGGCCGGCCTGCTGATCGGCAAGGATGACGACGTGTCGCGGGTTCGCATCGTCGGCAAGATCGCGCCGGAACGTCTGGGCCAGTCGTGGAAATTCCTGTCCTACTGCGGCGACGCGCACACCCTGATTTCGGGCGCGAACCGGAGCGGAAAAGGCCGCGGCATCCTCGTTCCGACGCTGCTCTCGTATGCGCAAAGCGTGATGGTGATCGATCCCAAAGGGGAATTCCTGTGGGGCGACAAGAAGCTCGGCTTTCCAGGCACCAGCGGCTGGCGGGCGACTTTCTCGAAGGTGGTCTATTTCTGCCCGACTGATCGACGCTCCGCGCGCTTCAACTTCCTGAAGGCGTGCCGCCCCGGGGAGTTCCAGGTCCGCGACGTCCAGAACCTGGTGCTGGCGATCATCAACGCGGTCAAGCCGACGTTCTTCGATCGGACCGCCCAGGAGTATGTCGTCGCGGTGGCGCTGCACCTGCTGAACCATCCCGGCGCCGATGACGTCTCGATCGCTGGCATTCGCAAGTTCCTGGCGCTCGGCGACGAGGGCGCGGCCGAGATCATGACGTCGGAAGCCCATCCGGTCGCGGCGCGGATCGCCAGCTCGCTCTTTCCTGCCGGCCTGGGCGGCGCCGAGGGCGACAAGATGGCGGCGCAGCGGTCGGACACCTATCGCACGGCGGGCTCTTACCTGTGGCTGTGGGATGACGAGGTTGTGGCGGAAGTCACTAGCGGCGAGTGCGATTTCTTGCCGGGCGACCTTATGTGTCTCGACCAGCCGATGTCGCTCTATGTGCGTCAGCCGCCGTCCGATGCCGGCCGCGTCGCCAAGCTGGTGCACCTGCTGATCTCCCAGGTTCTGCGCGATCTCACCGAGACGCTGGAGACGGACAGCCGGGGGCGGCAGAAGAAACACCGCCTGATGATCCTGGCCGACGAGTTCCACGGCCTGGGCCATATGCCCGACTTCGAGGAAAAGCTGCCGCAGATCCCCGGTTTCGGGATCGAGTGTGTGCTGGCCGTCCAGACGCTGGCGCAGATCGATCAGGTCTATGGGGAGAAGAACAGCATCATCGATAACTGCCACGTCTATGTGACGTTCGCGGCGAACGATAACCGGACCTTGAAGCGCATTTCCGAGATGATCGGCATGGCGCCCGAGATCCGCGATACCGAGAGCCGGACGAGCAGCCGGGGCGGCGCCAGCACGACGAGCGGCGAAAGCCGGTCCTGGCAGTATGTCATGGACCCCGGCGCGATCCGAACCCTGCCCGAAAACGAGGAGATCGTGTTGCGCCTGGGCTTCCTGCCCTGGCGGGCGCGCAAGGTGCGGTACGACAAGGAACGCGCCTTCCGGGACCGTCTGCTGCCGGCCGTCATCGAGCCGCCCCAGCTCGCCTACGCGCCGAGGGTCGCGCCGGTCGAGGATCAGCCTCTCGTTCCCCCGGCCGGCTTCTGGAAAACCACGTGA